The nucleotide window TAAATGACTTGGTGGTCTCTTATAGCCGCTCATGTGCATAATTCAGCATcaatatgttaatttttatgCGTCTCATTTCTCAGTGTTTGTTTCTCACTATGTCTGCTTACCAATCAGGTTACCCGTTTGAAGGTCCCTTTGGTAGAGGAGGGCGCCAGGGTCCTGCAAGAGctaatcaggatggtgcacgtgACGGTGGTGCAGGACTCGGAAGTGCTGGAAGAGTCAGAGGTGCTGGCGGACTCGGAGGCCTTGGAAGATTCGGAGGAGCTGGAGGGCCCGGAGGCATTGGAAGTGCTGGTGGGTCCGGAGGCATTGTAGATGCTGGAGGTGATGGAATGGGAGTAGGTGCTGCCGGAGTCGGAGGTGCCCAACCAGGTAGACCTTCTGACCGACTTCCCCTGCCTCAGCCGGAAGTATACGTCAACCCTCAGGACGCCGTGGCCACATCTGTGGTCAGAACCACTGACCAGTACTTCTATAAACCCGCACCTGTTGGCTTTGACAACATCATCACAAACATCAATGGCGGGTACAACACAGAATATGGCGTCTTCACTGCTCCTGTGCCAGGAATCTATTCCATCAACTACCACGTACAAAGCAAGAAAGGCAGCACCAAGGAGGCCCATGTGGATCTGACCCAGAACGGAGAAGTCGTCAACTCGGCCAAGGCAGAAGGTGATTGTGTCACGGCCTCCAACT belongs to Liolophura sinensis isolate JHLJ2023 chromosome 9, CUHK_Ljap_v2, whole genome shotgun sequence and includes:
- the LOC135475592 gene encoding complement C1q-like protein 4, with translation MTSLTLVTVAVCMFVIPAFGGWSPPYYNHGPGYPFEGPFGRGGRQGPARANQDGARDGGAGLGSAGRVRGAGGLGGLGRFGGAGGPGGIGSAGGSGGIVDAGGDGMGVGAAGVGGAQPGRPSDRLPLPQPEVYVNPQDAVATSVVRTTDQYFYKPAPVGFDNIITNINGGYNTEYGVFTAPVPGIYSINYHVQSKKGSTKEAHVDLTQNGEVVNSAKAEGDCVTASNSAVLYLDQFDQLSVNGREGTIIGCENNGFCSFSVSLVKPGRFTDLKVSRATPAPYGRR